From Plectropomus leopardus isolate mb chromosome 4, YSFRI_Pleo_2.0, whole genome shotgun sequence, the proteins below share one genomic window:
- the LOC121942593 gene encoding collagen alpha-1(XVII) chain-like, whose translation MDDLVTTRTVSCGGGGGGGDLSLGAGGSGERAASGGSTGTSSSVLITTSSSSGGSGANKGTGGISITSLGASSAVSSGGGSSGATGGGSSGMSSGGREGKRERGLGAVTVTTVTKTSSSGGSGAAKRGSSSAVTYSPVPKERKSTTAMATALSDVFDGSSSSNSSPEYNRKEYGISSSASRGRTPSRESQIRARLQSASPPASWTELDDVKRLLRGNHSSSTSPTQTPNNTLPIPQKASVEPRTMSESLSADQYDSIWSGGVSSGYSYNTNPNNLSPTSALYPTGVQNNLTLRSPSVSSLTLGTTVPVYGVQNNLVSTSPTLLSSTGTNTQIVYGVQKNVSGPGISPTTVRPRSPIIDDASGKDFKFVLIEKGNSPVTKETERLVMTKDTGKQFISATPGSASATYSGDSLQREKQKLSSSTTDDGTDAKSATLKVATKDKATYAEIRKGDSGLDSALSFCSCCSWWKWLLGLLLSLLLLLGLLFGLIALAEQVKRLKNRVDALEAITGTTSARSSRLSASSGINIIDPLDPSYIDRSSAGSTLTRTDNGIYLGSAGPGGGVGGGVGQDSAALQRAIQQLVRAELRSDAVRETLAYSLKGERGDPGPKGDPGLLGQKGDSGFPGLPGPPGPMGHPGLDGPRGLKGSAGEPGPEGPAGQRGRDGPMGPRGDAGPPGFGEKGDKGSQGEAGHPGPPGTTGPTGLKGAMGEHGASGIPGVPGPKGIQGDAGAPGAKGDRGTPGPPGIKGDQGERGSRGPAGEPGQPGPQGPAGPKGSRGIIGDTGSMGLPGVRGPPGLPGDAGPPGEPGSPGKVIAPIGSNTVAVPGPPGPPGPPGPAGTHGLSGPIGPAGVPGQPGPQGERGEKGEKGEPGKPGEPGSFTDTETISSTRSDRLSSAARFSGPPGPPGPPGAPGPPGETIQGPPGRRGPVGEPGVGLPGPRGQKGEPGSFVPTSETFFAGPPGPPGPQGPQGIAGDQGPQGYQGEPGQPGLPGSPGPPGTGFPGHPGPRGPQGPPGPEGPEGPEGPQGPKGDAGVPSASGISRVSDGVSYSSGAPGPPGPPGPPGPPGRDGSGSGSTDVGQYIAEYIQSSDIRQYLAGPPGPPGPPGTPGALGSAGDSLVDDVANRVIAYIQSPGRGYDRMPGPPGPPGPPGSISVIDIINLLQREDVKRHISGTPGPPGAPGAPGHGSSRFSTQEVAERVLSLMNERGVVGVPGPPGPPGLPGIPGQPGNLLSTGHQALVGPQGPPGSPGIPGPQGPPGPAGPPGRTGPPSPQGFGNYIGPEIHEYLQSVAFRGLPGPPGPPGPEGPPGQVHGLVSYAEHANRETLKAEQQQYVKSDSVRGAMFGNPGTPGPPGPPGHKGEPGIPGTRVWTVDTGDYSSMAIKVTDYIKSHGLLRDVVRDSERLVQGPPGPPGLPGSPGQSQWLSSRENVVDVVEYIKSRGVLHDIVREYGSRVFHGPPGPPGPAGPPGYSRWFGSHGNATDLLEYIKSHGLLRDFERNHNERAIQGPPGPPGPPGPPGYSRLFGSHTNVTDLVEYIKTHGAIVGPPGRPGMKGDMGFPGPKGERGERGLPGRDGRRGQKGDRGEFNQTSKRRRRDVGV comes from the exons ATGGATGATCTAGTTACGACCAGGACTGTGAGCtgtggtggaggaggtggtggag gTGATCTTTCTCTGGGTGCAGGAGGGTCAGGTGAAAGAGCTGCGTCAGGAGGCTCTACTGGCACAAGCAGCTCGGTTCTGATCACCACATCCAGCAGCTCTGGTGGATCTGGAGCAAACAAAGGCACCGGAGGCATCAGCATCACTTCTCTAGGAGCGTCCTCTGCTGTATCTTCAGGGGGAGGGAGTTCTGGA GCCACTGGAGGGGGGTCCTCTGGCATGTCTTCTGGTGGtagagaaggaaaaagggaaaGGGGTCTCGGTGCTGTGACAGTTACGACAGTGACGAAGACCAGCAGTTCAGGAGGATCTGGAGCAGCGAAGAGAGGATCATCCTCAGCTGTCACTTACTCACCTGTTCCCAAAGAGAGGAAGAGCACAACTGCCATGGCAACAGCTCTGTCAGATGTCTTTGATG GAAGTTCAAGCTCAAACTCCTCTCCAGAGTACAACAGGAAGGAGTATG gcATTTCCAGTTCTGCTTCCAGAGGAAGAACTCCGAGCAGAG AGAGTCAGATCAGAGCCAGGCTTCAGAGTGCCTCTCCTCCTGCAAGCT GGACCGAGCTGGATGACGTGAAGCGTCTGCTGAGAGGAAACCACTCCAGCAGCACCAGCCCGACTCAGACCCCCAACAACACACTGCCCATTCCCCAGAAGGCCAGCGTGGAACCGAGGACCATGTCTGAGAGCTTGAGCGCAG ACCAGTATGACAGCATTTGGTCTGGAGGTGTGAGCAGTGGTTACAGTTACAACACAAATCCCAACAACCTGTCGCCTACCTCGGCCCTTTACCCGACAG GAGTTCAGAACAACCTGACGCTCCGCTCTCCCTCTGTGAGCAGTCTAACTCTGGGCACCACAG TTCCTGTGTACGGTGTTCAGAATAACCTGGTCAGTACAAGCCCCACACTACTCTCTTCCACTGGAACCAACACACAAATag TGTACGGTGTGCAGAAAAATGTGTCTGGCCCTGGAATCAGTCCTACCACAG TGAGACCTAGAAGTCCCATTATTGACGATGCCTCGGGCAAAGACTTTAAGTTTGTGCTGATAGAGAAGGGGAACTCTCCTGTAACGAAGGAGACGGAGCGGCTGGTGATGACCAAAGACACAGGGAAGCAGTTCATATCTGCTACACCTGGAAGTGCTTCAG CGACCTACTCTGGAGATTCacttcagagagaaaaacagaagctATCATCCAGCACAACGGACGATGGAACAGATGCTAAAT ctGCAACCCTTAAAGTTGCCACAAAAGACAAAGCCACCTATGCAG AGATCCGTAAAGGTGACTCAGGCCTTGACTCAGCTTTAAGCTtctgctcctgctgcagctggtggAAGTGGCTGCTCGGCCTCCTGCTcagcctgctcctcctcctcggtcTCCTCTTTGGACTCATCGCTTTGG CTGAACAAGTGAAACGCCTCAAGAACCGCGTGGATGCTCTCGAAGCCATCACTGGCACTACGTCAGCCAGGTCCAGCCGCTTGTCGGCCTCCTCTGGCATCAACATCATCGATCCGCTGGACCCGTCGTACATCGACAGGAGTTCTGCTGGGTCCACCCTGACCCGCACTGACAATGGGATCTACCTGGGGTCTGCTGGACCAGGTGGAGGCGTAGGGGGCGGTGTAGGACAGGACAGTGCCGCCCTGCAGAGAGCCATTCAGCAGCTGGTCAGGGCTGAACTCCGTTCGGATGCTGTAAGAG aAACACTTGCATACTCACTTaaaggggagagaggagatCCAGGACCTAAAG GTGATCCAGGTCTGCTTGGACAAAAAG GTGATAGCGGCTTTCCTGGCTTGCCAG GTCCTCCTGGGCCGATGGGTCACCCAGGATTGGATGGACCAAGGGGACTAAAAGGAAGTGCAG GTGAACCGGGCCCCGAGGGACCAGCAGGCCAGAGGGGCCGAGATGGACCAATGGGCCCCCGCGGAGACGCTGGACCACCAGGCTTTGGAGAGAAAGGAGACAAAG GATCTCAGGGCGAGGCAGGACATCCCGGTCCTCCTGGCACTACTGGACCTACGGGACTGAAAg GTGCCATGGGAGAGCACGGTGCATCAGGAATCCCCG GTGTTCCAGGTCCAAAGGGTATCCAGGGTGATGCTGGAGCTCCAGGAGCTAAAG GTGATCGAGGAACACCAGGGCCGCCAGGAATCAAAGGAGATCAGGGAGAACGGGGGTCACGTGGACCAGCAG GTGAACCAGGACAACCTGGACCACAAGGCCCTGCAGGACCAAAAGGATCTAGAGGAATTATAG GTGACACGGGTTCAATGGGACTTCCCGGTGTTAGAGGACCACCTGGACTTCCTGGAGATGCTGGTCCCCCAG gGGAACCAGGATCACCTGGTAAAGTCATCGCTCCAA TTGGCTCCAATACTGTGGCTGTTCCCGGACCACCAGGGCCTCCTGGGCCTCCAGGTCCTGCTGGAACCCATGGTCTGTCTGGTCCCATTGGCCCCGCTGGTGTTCCAGGACAACCTG GACCTCAGGGAGAacgaggagagaaaggagaaaagggAGAGCCAGGAAAACCTGGCGAGCCTGGTAGTTTCACTGATACAGAAACCATCAGTTCCACCCGATCCGACA GACTTTCATCAGCTGCTCGATTTTCTGGCCCACCAGGCCCTCCAGGCCCTCCTGGAGCACCTGGTCCTCCTG GTGAGACAATACAGGGTCCTCCAGGACGCAGAGGTCCTGTGGGAGAGCCAG GAGTTGGTTTACCTGGACCTCGTGGACAGAAAGGAGAGCCAGGCAGCTTTGTGCCTACCTCAG AAACCTTTTTTGCTGGCCCACCAGGACCACCAGGACCCCAAGGCCCACAGGGTATAGCAG GTGACCAGGGACCACAAGGGTACCAAG GTGAACCAGGTCAACCAGGTCTCCCAGGGAGTCCAGGGCCGCCGGGCACTG GTTTCCCAGGCCACCCTGGACCAAGGGGGCCTCAGGGTCCGCCAGGCCCAGAGGGGCCAGAGGGCCCAGAGGGACCACAAGGACCTAAAG GCGATGCAGGAGTCCCCAGTGCTTCAGGAATCTCCAGGGTCTCTGATG GTGTCTCATATAGTTCTGGGGCCCCAG GCCCACCTGGACCACCTGGTCCACCTGGTCCTCCAGGAAGAGATGGAAGTGGATCTGGATCAACTGATGTGGGACAGTACATTGCAGAATACATTCAGA GTAGTGACATCAGGCAGTACCTGGCCGGGCCTCCAGGACCTCCAGGGCCTCCAGGAACACCGGGGGCTCTTGGGTCTGCAGGGGACAGTCTGGTGGATGATGTTGCCAATCGTGTCATTGCTTACATCCAGA GTCCAGGGAGAGGATATGACCGGATGCCTGGCCCTCCTGGTCCTCCAGGCCCACCTGGCTCCATCTCTGTCATTGACATCATCAATTTATTACAGC GAGAGGACGTGAAGAGACACATTTCTGGTACTCCTGGTCCACCAGGAGCTCCTGGAGCTCCAGGCCATGGCAGCTCTAGATTCAGCACCCAGGAGGTGGCTGAACGAGTCCTCTCCCTCATGAATG AGAGGGGAGTGGTAGGTGTCCCTGGACCTCCTGGACCTCCTGGACTCCCTGGAATCCCTGGACAACCTGGAAACTTATTGTCAA CTGGGCATCAAGCACTTGTGGGTCCTCAGGGGCCTCCTGGTTCTCCAGGTATCCCTGGTCCACAAGGTCCACCTGGACCAGCAGGTCCACCTGGGCGAACAGGTCCACCCAGCCCACAAGGATTTGGGAACTACATCGGTCCAGAAATTCATGAGTACCTGCAGA GTGTTGCCTTTAGAGGTCTACCAGGCCCCCCTGGTCCCCCTGGGCCCGAGGGCCCACCCGGTCAAGTCCACGGACTGGTTTCCTATGCTGAACATGCCAACAGAGAGACACTCAAAGCAGAGCAACAACAATACGTCAAGA GTGACAGTGTTAGAGGGGCTATGTTCGGAAATCCTGGTACGCCAGGTCCTCCCGGACCTCCGGGACACAAGGGAGAACCAGGCATACCCGGCACCAGAGTCTGGACTGTGGACACTGGAGACTACTCCAGCATGGCTATCAAAGTAACTGATTACATCAAAT CTCACGGTCTGCTGCGTGATGTTGTGAGAGACTCTGAACGTCTTGTTCAAGGACCTCCAGGACCTCCTGGACTTCCAGGATCGCCTGGACAAAGCCAATGGCTTAGTTCCCGTGAAAATGTTGTGGATGTGGTGGAATATATCAAAT CCCGAGGTGTGCTGCATGACATTGTGAGGGAATACGGCAGTCGTGTCTTCCATGGACCTCCAGGACCGCCCGGCCCCGCAGGTCCCCCTGGATACAGCCGGTGGTTTGGTTCCCATGGAAATGCCACAGATCTGCTGGAATACATCAAAT CTCATGGTCTGCTACGTGACTTTGAACGGAACCACAATGAACGAGCCATCCAAGGACCACCGGGACCACCTGGCCCTCCAGGTCCCCCTGGATACAGCCGATTGTTTGGTTCCCACACAAATGTTACTGATTTAGTGGAATACATCAAAA CACATGGAGCCATTGTAGGACCGCCTGGGAGACCAGGAATGAAAGGGGACATGGGATTCCCAGGGCCAAAAGGAGAAAGAG GTGAACGAGGCCTTCCAGGCAGAGATGGACGCAGAGGacaaaaaggagacagag gagAATTCAATCAGACGTCTaaaagaaggaggagggacGTTGGTGTTTAA